The Anaerolineales bacterium genome window below encodes:
- a CDS encoding redoxin domain-containing protein — protein sequence MDPQVQGIRRDTNPPLKAWAESQGGNNYTLLSDFWPHGKVAKKYGVLRKEGYTERAIFVLDKKGVIQYIDIHDIDDLPNNDILFAEIQRFDPEVKGKIPIEEPAELPRGGIVMYCSKWCHDCKKAREWLAKRGLAYTEVDVWTTPGAMEQVRKWADGKLITPTFDIDGKRVFDFKPEEILKLLH from the coding sequence TTGGACCCCCAGGTTCAGGGCATCCGCCGAGATACCAATCCGCCATTGAAAGCATGGGCAGAGAGCCAGGGTGGGAACAATTATACCTTACTGAGTGATTTTTGGCCGCACGGAAAAGTGGCGAAGAAGTACGGCGTCCTGCGCAAGGAAGGATACACCGAACGCGCCATTTTCGTCCTCGATAAAAAGGGCGTGATTCAATACATCGATATACACGATATCGACGACCTGCCCAACAACGACATCCTTTTCGCCGAGATCCAGCGCTTCGATCCGGAAGTGAAAGGCAAGATCCCGATTGAAGAACCCGCTGAGCTGCCGCGGGGAGGCATCGTCATGTACTGTTCGAAATGGTGCCACGATTGTAAAAAGGCGAGAGAATGGCTGGCCAAACGTGGATTGGCCTACACGGAAGTCGACGTGTGGACTACACCCGGCGCCATGGAACAGGTCCGCAAATGGGCGGACGGCAAGCTGATCACGCCGACGTTCGACATCGACGGGAAACGGGTTTTCGATTTCAAGCCGGAAGAGATACTAAAGCTGCTGCACTAA